The DNA segment TCAGTCTATCCCTTCCGGAAGTAAAATAGGTAAAGGATTGGCAGTAGAATTAGAATTGAGATAGTATGCAGTTACAAGATGTTTTATATGGAATAGCCATAACAAACCTGGTTGGTGTAACCAACAGGGAGGTGACTGCGCTTGCTTTTGATTCCCGTCAGATCATTAAGGATACTGTATTTTTTGCGATTAAAGGAACTTTATCCGATGGACATAAATATATAGCGGATACCATTAATGCAGGTGCCTCAGTAATCGTTTGTGAGCAGATTCCTGAAAACAGACCTGCAGAAGTGACTTATATTCAGGTAGAAAATACTTCGGTTGCGTTAGGTGCAATGGCGGCTAACTTCTACCATAATCCTTCTTCAAAATTGAAATTGATTGGCATTACCGGAACAAATGGTAAGACGACCATCGCAACGATATTATTTAAATTGTTCCGTGAATTGGGCTATAGTGTAGGTCTGATCTCTACAGTACAGAACCACATCAATGATGCAGTGATTCCTGCAACGCATACTACGCCTAACCCAATTGCTTTGAACGAGCTGTTGCAGAACATGGTGGATGAAGGTTGTGAGTACTGCTTTATGGAAGTGAGTTCTCATGCAGTTGTTCAGCACAGAACGGAAGGGTTGAGCTTTGCAGGTGGGGTGTTTTCAAACATTACACATGACCACCTGGATTTTCATAAGACCTTCGACAATTACATCAAAGCAAAGAAAGCATTTTTTGACGGACTTCCGGCGAGTGCTTTTGCATTGACCAATCTGGACGATAGGAATGGAATGGTGATGCTGCAGAATACCAAGGCTACAAAACAAACTTATGCACTAAAACAGCTGGCTGATTTTAAAGCGAAAGTAGTAGAGAACAGCTTTAATGGTTTGCACCTGGATATTGACCATTCAGATGTATTTTTTAAACTGGTAGGCTCGTTCAACGCGTACAACCTATTGGCAGTTTATGGAACGGCGGTATTACTTGGTCAGGATAAATTAACGGTATTAACAGCTTTGAGTAACCTGACTGGTGCGGAAGGAAGATTTGATTACATCACTTCAAGTCAGAACATCATTGGAATTGTGGATTATGCACATACTCCGGATGCGGTTCAGAACGTGTTGAGCACGATTCATGACATCAGAAAAGGAACAGAACAAGTGATCACCATCATCGGTTGTGGTGGCGACAGAGATAAAACGAAACGTCCGGTTATGGCACAAGTGGCCTGCGACTGGAGTGATAAGGTGATCCTGACTTCGGATAATCCAAGGTCGGAGAATCCACAAACGATTGTAGAGGAAATGGA comes from the Pedobacter sp. FW305-3-2-15-E-R2A2 genome and includes:
- a CDS encoding UDP-N-acetylmuramoyl-L-alanyl-D-glutamate--2,6-diaminopimelate ligase: MQLQDVLYGIAITNLVGVTNREVTALAFDSRQIIKDTVFFAIKGTLSDGHKYIADTINAGASVIVCEQIPENRPAEVTYIQVENTSVALGAMAANFYHNPSSKLKLIGITGTNGKTTIATILFKLFRELGYSVGLISTVQNHINDAVIPATHTTPNPIALNELLQNMVDEGCEYCFMEVSSHAVVQHRTEGLSFAGGVFSNITHDHLDFHKTFDNYIKAKKAFFDGLPASAFALTNLDDRNGMVMLQNTKATKQTYALKQLADFKAKVVENSFNGLHLDIDHSDVFFKLVGSFNAYNLLAVYGTAVLLGQDKLTVLTALSNLTGAEGRFDYITSSQNIIGIVDYAHTPDAVQNVLSTIHDIRKGTEQVITIIGCGGDRDKTKRPVMAQVACDWSDKVILTSDNPRSENPQTIVEEMEKGVSPTNKRKTLSIVDRREAIKTACHLARPGDIILLAGKGHEKYQEINGVRYHFDDKEILMEQLNLIS